A genomic stretch from Telopea speciosissima isolate NSW1024214 ecotype Mountain lineage chromosome 7, Tspe_v1, whole genome shotgun sequence includes:
- the LOC122667803 gene encoding cell division control protein 2 homolog A — protein MDQYEKVEKIGEGTYGVVYKARDRVTNETIALKKIRLEQEDEGVPSTAIREISLLKEMQHGNIVRLQDVVHSEKRLYLVFEYLDLDLKKHMDSCPELANNPHLIKMFLYQILRGIAYCHSHRVLHRDLKPQNLLIDRRTNALKLADFGLARAFGIPVRTFTHEVVTLWYRAPEILLGSRHYSTPVDVWSVGCIFAEMVNQRPLFPGDSEIDELFKIFRYMGTPNEETWPGVTSLPDFKSAFPKWPAKELATVVPNLEPTGVDLLSKMLCLDPSKRITARSALEHEYFKDLGVVP, from the exons ATGGACCAG TATGAGAAAGTTGAGAAGATTGGAGAAGGAACTTATGGTGTGGTTTACAAGGCTCGTGACCGTGTGACAAATGAGACTATTGCTCTAAAAAAGATCCGCTTGGAGCAGGAAGATGAAGGAGTCCCTAGCACAGCAATAAGGGAAATCTCTCTCTTGAAAGAGATGCAACATGGCAACATAGTCAG GTTGCAGGATGTAGTGCACAGTGAGAAACGGTTGTATCTTGTTTTTGAGTATCTGGATCTGGATTTGAAGAAGCACATGGATTCGTGTCCAGAGCTTGCTAATAATCCACATTTAATAAAG ATGTTTCTCTATCAGATTCTTCGTGGAATTGCATATTGCCATTCTCATAGAGTTCTTCACCGAgatttgaaacctcaaaatTTGCTAATAGATCGCCGCACTAATGCATTGAAGCTTGCAGACTTTGGGTTAGCTAGGGCATTTGGTATTCCCGTGAGGACATTTACTCATGAG GTGGTAACACTCTGGTACAGAGCACCAGAAATCCTCCTCGGATCCCGCCATTACTCTACTCCGGTTGATGTATGGTCAGTGGGCTGTATATTCGCTGAGATGGTGAATCAGCGGCCTTTGTTCCCTGGGGACTCTGAGATTGATGAACTTTTCAAGATTTTCAG ATATATGGGTACTCCAAATGAAGAAACCTGGCCTGGAGTGACTTCGTTGCCAGACTTCAAGTCTGCCTTCCCCAAATGGCCCGCTAAG GAACTGGCAACTGTGGTCCCAAATCTTGAACCAACTGGTGTTGATCTCCTTTCT AAGATGCTCTGCTTGGACCCAAGTAAAAGAATTACAGCGCGGAGTGCCCTCGAGCATGAATACTTCAAGGATCTTGGTGTTGTACCTTGA
- the LOC122669147 gene encoding uncharacterized protein LOC122669147, which yields MGSCISKCRPRPPSHKHKQESLLVHDKLVISQAPTIPDHIPLPNKQSNSLISSPSPSSDSCISNITTTSTCSTSTLSSSSSSTCSSSALVSKDRSFSNEFLWARLKENPHIIPHGLDPVKETPVKGLKSVAPKFPTRKLDSSPSKSGRIGLPPQKRGRDSSPTLSQQRSFRKEFERTQSTSSSLPRRNFGSPSPSRRFNGDPCSRGIPLNATKRSNSPNRSCARKENLQLRSPINKVSRDGLSQLMRKRETCTHHIQDGINNDQNSVGAMVCNKDSNSLPIDDLNNPLISLDCFIFL from the coding sequence ATGGGGAGTTGCATTAGCAAATGCCGGCCTCGTCCACCTTCTCACAAACACAAACAAGAATCTCTTCTGGTTCATGACAAGCTTGTTATCTCTCAAGCTCCTACAATTCCTGATCATATCCCTCTCCCAAACAAACAATCTAATTCTCTTATCtcatctccttcaccttcttcagATTCTTGCATTTCTAATATCACTACTACTAGTACTTGTTCCACATcaaccttgtcttcttcttcttcatcgacATGTTCATCTTCTGCATTGGTTTCCAAGGATCGATCTTTCTCAAATGAGTTCTTATGGGCTCGTTTAAAGGAGAACCCACATATAATTCCACATGGACTTGATCCAGTGAAGGAAACTCCTGTCAAGGGTCTTAAATCTGTAGCTCCCAAGTTTCCAACTCGGAAATTGGATTCATCACCTTCTAAATCAGGAAGAATTGGGCTTCCACCACAAAAGAGAGGTCGCGATAGCTCGCCGACGCTTTCTCAACAAAGGAGTTTCAGGAAAGAGTTTGAGAGAACTCAATCTACAAGCAGCTCCCTTCCTAGAAGAAACTTTGGTTCTCCTTCTCCTAGTAGAAGGTTTAATGGTGATCCATGTAGCAGGGGAATTCCATTAAATGCAACCAAGAGAAGCAATTCACCAAACAGGAGCTGTGCAAGGAAGGAAAATCTCCAGCTTAGAAGTCCTAtaaacaaagtaagtagagaTGGGTTATCTCAATtaatgaggaagagagagacttGTACTCATCACATCCAAGATGGTATTAATAATGATCAAAATTCAGTAGGAGCTATGGTGTGTAACAAAGATAGCAACTCTCTTCCCATAGATGATCTTAATAACCCTCTAATTTCTTTGGATTGCTTCATCTTCCTTTGA